A region from the Eptesicus fuscus isolate TK198812 chromosome 1, DD_ASM_mEF_20220401, whole genome shotgun sequence genome encodes:
- the PLAC1 gene encoding placenta-specific protein 1, giving the protein MKVFELIGGMVILTSLFFTCFGQIPITVFCSIDWFMVTVHPFMLNSNVYVHFHELHLGQGCPVNHVQSHIYKFTYRVTECGIRAKAISQDMVMYSTEIHCASKSTSYKYTFPVSCTAPQYSPWLTTPYCMKEASEIQTRTQDGETGYEVFALSQSSQRPNCDCPPCVFNEGECSQAPHHEAEAQKGHSVQSFFFVDISED; this is encoded by the coding sequence ATGAAAGTCTTCGAGTTGATAGGAGGGATGGTCATCCTCACCTCTTTGTTTTTTACCTGTTTCGGGCAAATTCCAATCACTGTATTCTGTTCTATAGACTGGTTCATGGTTACGGTACATCCCTTCATGTTGAACAGCAATGTATATGTACACTTTCATGAGTTACACTTGGGCCAGGGTTGCCCTGTCAATCATGTTCAGTCACATATCTACAAGTTTACCTACCGCGTTACCGAATGTGGCATCAGAGCCAAAGCTATCTCTCAGGATATGGTTATGTACAGCACTGAGATACATTGTGCTTCAAAGTCTACCTCATATAAATACACATTTCCAGTGTCATGCACTGCTCCCCAGTACTCCCCATGGCTCACTACTCCCTACTGCATGAAAGAAGCCAGTGAGATACAAACCAGAACCCAAGATGGTGAGACAGGCTACGAGGTGTTCGCCTTGTCACAGTCCAGCCAGAGGCCCAACTGCGATTGTCCACCTTGTGTCTTCAATGAAGGAGAGTGTTCCCAGGCTCCACATCATGAAGCAGAGGCCCAGAAGGGTCATTCTGTGCAGTCATTTTTCTTTGTGGATATATCTGAGGATTGA